One stretch of Armatimonadota bacterium DNA includes these proteins:
- a CDS encoding RHS repeat-associated core domain-containing protein, translated as MTSTPDLGSGRSARVETNSSGTATATQDYDAFGNTIASSGSTSSPYNFAGDWAYQSDGDAGLQHVGARYYDPQVGRFASRDSMLDQIPYAYCGGEPNGFVDPSGRSVQEWEPFLQWIWIGLWGGLGNVAFPGVPGTVIGAVAGQGSWHLWVQPRFFPKIPAPPAIEGPTPEPAIEGASGGDTAALAGDAAEVAAGAAEAAELEEAGEIVIVVILL; from the coding sequence GTGACATCCACCCCCGATCTCGGCTCGGGTCGCTCCGCCCGCGTCGAAACCAACAGCTCCGGCACGGCCACGGCGACGCAGGATTATGATGCGTTCGGCAACACCATCGCCAGCAGCGGCTCAACATCGAGTCCGTACAACTTCGCTGGAGATTGGGCCTACCAGAGCGACGGCGACGCGGGGTTACAGCATGTAGGCGCCAGGTATTACGACCCGCAGGTCGGGCGGTTCGCCAGTCGCGACAGCATGCTGGACCAGATACCGTACGCGTATTGCGGTGGCGAACCGAACGGTTTCGTGGATCCGAGCGGACGGTCGGTTCAAGAATGGGAGCCCTTCCTCCAGTGGATCTGGATCGGTCTTTGGGGTGGTCTGGGCAACGTTGCGTTCCCCGGCGTGCCTGGGACCGTCATCGGCGCTGTAGCCGGTCAGGGCTCTTGGCACCTGTGGGTACAGCCTCGGTTCTTTCCTAAGATTCCAGCGCCGCCCGCCATTGAAGGACCGACGCCCGAGCCGGCGATTGAGGGGGCCAGTGGGGGAGACACCGCCGCCTTGGCTGGCGATGCTGCGGAAGTCGCTGCCGGGGCCGCAGAGGCGGCCGAGCTCGAAGAGGCCGGCGAGATAGTCATCGTCGTGATACTGTTGTAA
- a CDS encoding RHS repeat-associated core domain-containing protein yields the protein MRPCASSRAVLTLAVDLGRRVSRTASGTTTSTQYAGGAPVTEMQGSTFTAAYTLGNDLLRRNREYPAFDALGSTRAETNSSGTATATQDFDAFGNTIASSGSTSSPYNFAGDWAYQSDGDAGLQHVGARYYDPQVGRFASRDSMLDQIPYAYCAGEPMDGADPTGRPPE from the coding sequence ATGAGGCCGTGCGCGTCCAGCCGCGCTGTGCTCACTTTGGCTGTGGATTTGGGCCGGCGCGTGAGCCGTACCGCTTCAGGCACCACCACCTCCACGCAGTACGCCGGCGGCGCGCCGGTAACCGAAATGCAGGGCAGCACGTTCACGGCAGCGTACACCCTTGGTAACGACCTGCTGCGCCGCAACAGGGAATACCCGGCATTCGACGCGCTGGGATCCACCCGCGCCGAAACCAACAGCTCCGGCACAGCCACGGCCACACAGGACTTCGATGCGTTTGGCAACACGATCGCGAGCAGCGGCTCAACTTCCAGCCCATACAACTTCGCCGGCGACTGGGCCTACCAGAGCGACGGCGACGCCGGGCTGCAGCACGTTGGCGCGCGGTATTACGACCCGCAGGTTGGGCGGTTCGCCAGCCGCGACAGCATGCTGGACCAGATTCCGTATGCGTATTGCGCGGGTGAGCCAATGGACGGCGCCGACCCCACCGGGCGACCCCCCGAATGA
- a CDS encoding RHS repeat-associated core domain-containing protein translates to TTTSTQYAGGAPVTETQGSTFTAAYTIGNDLLRRNGEYPAFDGLGSARAETNSSGTATATQDFDAFGNTIASSGSTSSPYNFAGDWAYQSDGDAGLQHVGARYYDPQVGRFASRDSMLDQIPYAYCGGEPNDFVDPSGRKATDWTANFQGAFEAGTTFITGGWGASVGATIGGRIWFPGRPLWRPLNPKAGPRPPAADDPGPEIGVGTEVGIGEGGEVIGGVVGGAEEGAEVGVFLGPEGLLIGGAIGAGVGLIAAAAVWDWTH, encoded by the coding sequence ACCACCACCTCCACGCAGTACGCCGGCGGCGCGCCGGTAACGGAAACGCAGGGGAGCACCTTTACTGCCGCGTACACCATAGGTAACGACCTGCTCCGGCGCAACGGCGAGTACCCCGCATTCGATGGCCTCGGCTCTGCCCGCGCCGAAACCAACAGTTCCGGCACAGCCACCGCCACGCAGGATTTCGATGCGTTTGGCAACACGATCGCTAGCAGCGGCTCAACTTCGAGCCCGTACAACTTCGCCGGCGACTGGGCCTACCAGAGCGACGGCGATGCCGGACTGCAGCACGTCGGGGCACGCTACTACGACCCGCAGGTTGGGAGGTTCGCCAGCCGCGACAGCATGCTGGACCAGATACCGTACGCGTATTGTGGTGGCGAACCGAACGATTTCGTGGATCCGAGCGGACGGAAGGCGACTGACTGGACCGCTAATTTTCAGGGCGCGTTTGAAGCCGGCACCACCTTCATCACCGGCGGCTGGGGGGCTTCCGTCGGCGCAACGATCGGAGGGAGGATTTGGTTCCCAGGTCGGCCGTTGTGGAGACCGCTCAATCCCAAGGCCGGCCCAAGACCTCCCGCGGCGGACGACCCGGGTCCCGAAATAGGTGTCGGTACAGAGGTAGGGATCGGGGAGGGCGGAGAGGTTATAGGCGGCGTCGTCGGTGGGGCAGAGGAGGGCGCGGAGGTAGGCGTATTCCTCGGACCGGAGGGCCTCCTAATAGGCGGAGCCATCGGCGCTGGTGTCGGGCTTATCGCGGCGGCCGCCGTCTGGGATTGGACCCATTGA